The Macrobrachium nipponense isolate FS-2020 chromosome 1, ASM1510439v2, whole genome shotgun sequence genome includes a window with the following:
- the LOC135219742 gene encoding UDP-glycosyltransferase UGT5-like isoform X1, protein MLDSWKMLKLKQTMKWRSVLIFLMLTGIGGAELLPPERSYKFLMLLPMGSKSHRNVFMPLVEALADRGHKVDMLTSYDIQHKNPNIREIPHGLPHYPRGKINMFNDANTVLGTYHMLKDNMCKMAKDIYHVPRVKELYRKRKEYDLIVIDHLFHEFIYPFIHEMPFITIATSGLDSRQSAVLGNVLSPAYIPNSLDIPDCKHVFGRIFNAIVSIARPFYWRHWQVIPAVQQEINMHFPDLPPLLELERNQSLVLMNYHFSTDLTVPLLPVQVEVGSMHCRPAKPLPEDLVSWIEGAGSAGVIYFSLGSITEGKTLPIKYRNMFIEAFSKLSQRILWKFEKDLGAIPENIMIRPWLPQQDILGHPNVKVFISHGGLLSLQETLYHGTPIVVLPLFGDQPGNGGRVVANGWGLSVNYENLSEDLIISSVKEIINNPKYKENAVKTSRLYKDQLNSPIERAVFWTEYVIRHRGAPKLRSPAASLSWAQLLLLDVLAVFLLVVILSFFILQWIFKKVLGAVFDQNCLKRKPE, encoded by the exons ATGTTGGATTCCTGGaagatgctgaaattaaaacagACG ATGAAATGGCGTAGTGTTCTAATCTTCTTGATGCTGACTGGGATAGGAGGGGCAGAACTCCTTCCTCCTGAAAGATCCTACAAGTTCCTCATGCTCCTTCCTATGGGAAGCAAGAGCCACAGGAATGTCTTCATGCCCTTGGTAGAAGCCCTTGCGGATAGAGGCCATAAA GTAGACATGCTGACCAGTTACGACATCCAGCACAAAAACCCTAACATCAGAGAGATTCCTCACGGACTTCCCCATTATCCGAGAGGTAAAATAAACATGTTCAATGATGCAAATACAGTACTTGGAACTTACCATATGCTCAAGGATAATATGTGTAAGATGGCAAAAGATATTTATCATGTGCCTCGTGTGAAGGAACTCTACAGGAAGAGAAAGGAGTATGACCTCATTGTCATTGACCACCTGTTTCATGAg TTCATATACCCCTTCATACACGAGATGCCATTTATTACCATTGCTACAAGTGGTTTGGATTCAAGACAAAGTGCTGTTCTCGGAAATGTCCTCAGCCCAGCATACATACCCAATTCACTTGACATACCTGACTGTAAACACGTTTTTGGACGAATTTTCAATGCCATTGTTAGCATAGCAAGACCCTTTTACTGGAGACACTGGCAAGTTATACCGGCAGTTCAACAAGAG ATCAACATGCACTTCCCAGACCTTCCTCCTCTTTTGGAACTAGAGAGAAATCAGTCTCTCGTCCTGATGAACTATCATTTTTCGACTGATTTGACTGTTCCCCTTTTGCCTGTCCAAGTGGAAGTAGGTAGCATGCACTGTCGACCTGCCAAACCTTTACCAGAG gaCTTAGTATCATGGATTGAAGGCGCAGGCTCAGCAGGGGTAATATACTTCAGCCTTGGCTCAATTACAGAAGGGAAGACATTGCCAATCAAGTACAGAAACATGTTCATTGAAGCTTTTTCGAAATTAAGTCAAAGGATTCTTTGGAAATTCGAAAAGGACTTAGGAGCAATTCCCGAAAATATCATGATCAGGCCCTGGCTCCCACAGCAAGATATTTTAG GTCACCCTAATGTGAAAGTATTTATAAGTCATGGAGGGCTTCTCAGTCTGCAAGAGACGTTGTACCATGGGACTCCCATCGTTGTACTGCCCCTGTTTGGAGATCAGCCTGGAAATGGCGGCAGAGTTGTTGCTAATGGATGGGGTCTCTCtgttaattatgaaaatttatctGAAGATCTCATCATTAGTTCTGTAAAGGAAATTATAAACAACCCTAA GTATAAAGAAAATGCAGTGAAGACTTCTAGATTATACAAGGACCAGTTGAATTCTCCCATAGAAAGAGCAGTGTTCTGGACGGAGTACGTCATACGCCACAGAGGAGCCCCTAAGTTGAGGTCTCCGGCTGCGAGTCTGTCGTGGGCGCAACTACTACTGCTGGATGTGTTGGCAGTGTTCCTCTTGGTCGtcattttgtcttttttcattCTCCAGTGGATTTTCAAGAAAGTTTTGGGTGCAGTTTTTGATCAAAACTGTTTAAAAAGAAAGCCTGAATAA
- the LOC135219742 gene encoding UDP-glycosyltransferase UGT5-like isoform X3, with protein MLTSYDIQHKNPNIREIPHGLPHYPRGKINMFNDANTVLGTYHMLKDNMCKMAKDIYHVPRVKELYRKRKEYDLIVIDHLFHEFIYPFIHEMPFITIATSGLDSRQSAVLGNVLSPAYIPNSLDIPDCKHVFGRIFNAIVSIARPFYWRHWQVIPAVQQEINMHFPDLPPLLELERNQSLVLMNYHFSTDLTVPLLPVQVEVGSMHCRPAKPLPEDLVSWIEGAGSAGVIYFSLGSITEGKTLPIKYRNMFIEAFSKLSQRILWKFEKDLGAIPENIMIRPWLPQQDILGHPNVKVFISHGGLLSLQETLYHGTPIVVLPLFGDQPGNGGRVVANGWGLSVNYENLSEDLIISSVKEIINNPKYKENAVKTSRLYKDQLNSPIERAVFWTEYVIRHRGAPKLRSPAASLSWAQLLLLDVLAVFLLVVILSFFILQWIFKKVLGAVFDQNCLKRKPE; from the exons ATGCTGACCAGTTACGACATCCAGCACAAAAACCCTAACATCAGAGAGATTCCTCACGGACTTCCCCATTATCCGAGAGGTAAAATAAACATGTTCAATGATGCAAATACAGTACTTGGAACTTACCATATGCTCAAGGATAATATGTGTAAGATGGCAAAAGATATTTATCATGTGCCTCGTGTGAAGGAACTCTACAGGAAGAGAAAGGAGTATGACCTCATTGTCATTGACCACCTGTTTCATGAg TTCATATACCCCTTCATACACGAGATGCCATTTATTACCATTGCTACAAGTGGTTTGGATTCAAGACAAAGTGCTGTTCTCGGAAATGTCCTCAGCCCAGCATACATACCCAATTCACTTGACATACCTGACTGTAAACACGTTTTTGGACGAATTTTCAATGCCATTGTTAGCATAGCAAGACCCTTTTACTGGAGACACTGGCAAGTTATACCGGCAGTTCAACAAGAG ATCAACATGCACTTCCCAGACCTTCCTCCTCTTTTGGAACTAGAGAGAAATCAGTCTCTCGTCCTGATGAACTATCATTTTTCGACTGATTTGACTGTTCCCCTTTTGCCTGTCCAAGTGGAAGTAGGTAGCATGCACTGTCGACCTGCCAAACCTTTACCAGAG gaCTTAGTATCATGGATTGAAGGCGCAGGCTCAGCAGGGGTAATATACTTCAGCCTTGGCTCAATTACAGAAGGGAAGACATTGCCAATCAAGTACAGAAACATGTTCATTGAAGCTTTTTCGAAATTAAGTCAAAGGATTCTTTGGAAATTCGAAAAGGACTTAGGAGCAATTCCCGAAAATATCATGATCAGGCCCTGGCTCCCACAGCAAGATATTTTAG GTCACCCTAATGTGAAAGTATTTATAAGTCATGGAGGGCTTCTCAGTCTGCAAGAGACGTTGTACCATGGGACTCCCATCGTTGTACTGCCCCTGTTTGGAGATCAGCCTGGAAATGGCGGCAGAGTTGTTGCTAATGGATGGGGTCTCTCtgttaattatgaaaatttatctGAAGATCTCATCATTAGTTCTGTAAAGGAAATTATAAACAACCCTAA GTATAAAGAAAATGCAGTGAAGACTTCTAGATTATACAAGGACCAGTTGAATTCTCCCATAGAAAGAGCAGTGTTCTGGACGGAGTACGTCATACGCCACAGAGGAGCCCCTAAGTTGAGGTCTCCGGCTGCGAGTCTGTCGTGGGCGCAACTACTACTGCTGGATGTGTTGGCAGTGTTCCTCTTGGTCGtcattttgtcttttttcattCTCCAGTGGATTTTCAAGAAAGTTTTGGGTGCAGTTTTTGATCAAAACTGTTTAAAAAGAAAGCCTGAATAA
- the LOC135219742 gene encoding UDP-glycosyltransferase UGT5-like isoform X2 gives MLDSWKMLKLKQTMKWRSVLIFLMLTGIGGAELLPPERSYKFLMLLPMGSKSHRNVFMPLVEALADRGHKLNMLTSYDIQHKNPNIREIPHGLPHYPRGKINMFNDANTVLGTYHMLKDNMCKMAKDIYHVPRVKELYRKRKEYDLIVIDHLFHEFIYPFIHEMPFITIATSGLDSRQSAVLGNVLSPAYIPNSLDIPDCKHVFGRIFNAIVSIARPFYWRHWQVIPAVQQEINMHFPDLPPLLELERNQSLVLMNYHFSTDLTVPLLPVQVEVGSMHCRPAKPLPEDLVSWIEGAGSAGVIYFSLGSITEGKTLPIKYRNMFIEAFSKLSQRILWKFEKDLGAIPENIMIRPWLPQQDILGHPNVKVFISHGGLLSLQETLYHGTPIVVLPLFGDQPGNGGRVVANGWGLSVNYENLSEDLIISSVKEIINNPKYKENAVKTSRLYKDQLNSPIERAVFWTEYVIRHRGAPKLRSPAASLSWAQLLLLDVLAVFLLVVILSFFILQWIFKKVLGAVFDQNCLKRKPE, from the exons ATGTTGGATTCCTGGaagatgctgaaattaaaacagACG ATGAAATGGCGTAGTGTTCTAATCTTCTTGATGCTGACTGGGATAGGAGGGGCAGAACTCCTTCCTCCTGAAAGATCCTACAAGTTCCTCATGCTCCTTCCTATGGGAAGCAAGAGCCACAGGAATGTCTTCATGCCCTTGGTAGAAGCCCTTGCGGATAGAGGCCATAAATTAA ACATGCTGACCAGTTACGACATCCAGCACAAAAACCCTAACATCAGAGAGATTCCTCACGGACTTCCCCATTATCCGAGAGGTAAAATAAACATGTTCAATGATGCAAATACAGTACTTGGAACTTACCATATGCTCAAGGATAATATGTGTAAGATGGCAAAAGATATTTATCATGTGCCTCGTGTGAAGGAACTCTACAGGAAGAGAAAGGAGTATGACCTCATTGTCATTGACCACCTGTTTCATGAg TTCATATACCCCTTCATACACGAGATGCCATTTATTACCATTGCTACAAGTGGTTTGGATTCAAGACAAAGTGCTGTTCTCGGAAATGTCCTCAGCCCAGCATACATACCCAATTCACTTGACATACCTGACTGTAAACACGTTTTTGGACGAATTTTCAATGCCATTGTTAGCATAGCAAGACCCTTTTACTGGAGACACTGGCAAGTTATACCGGCAGTTCAACAAGAG ATCAACATGCACTTCCCAGACCTTCCTCCTCTTTTGGAACTAGAGAGAAATCAGTCTCTCGTCCTGATGAACTATCATTTTTCGACTGATTTGACTGTTCCCCTTTTGCCTGTCCAAGTGGAAGTAGGTAGCATGCACTGTCGACCTGCCAAACCTTTACCAGAG gaCTTAGTATCATGGATTGAAGGCGCAGGCTCAGCAGGGGTAATATACTTCAGCCTTGGCTCAATTACAGAAGGGAAGACATTGCCAATCAAGTACAGAAACATGTTCATTGAAGCTTTTTCGAAATTAAGTCAAAGGATTCTTTGGAAATTCGAAAAGGACTTAGGAGCAATTCCCGAAAATATCATGATCAGGCCCTGGCTCCCACAGCAAGATATTTTAG GTCACCCTAATGTGAAAGTATTTATAAGTCATGGAGGGCTTCTCAGTCTGCAAGAGACGTTGTACCATGGGACTCCCATCGTTGTACTGCCCCTGTTTGGAGATCAGCCTGGAAATGGCGGCAGAGTTGTTGCTAATGGATGGGGTCTCTCtgttaattatgaaaatttatctGAAGATCTCATCATTAGTTCTGTAAAGGAAATTATAAACAACCCTAA GTATAAAGAAAATGCAGTGAAGACTTCTAGATTATACAAGGACCAGTTGAATTCTCCCATAGAAAGAGCAGTGTTCTGGACGGAGTACGTCATACGCCACAGAGGAGCCCCTAAGTTGAGGTCTCCGGCTGCGAGTCTGTCGTGGGCGCAACTACTACTGCTGGATGTGTTGGCAGTGTTCCTCTTGGTCGtcattttgtcttttttcattCTCCAGTGGATTTTCAAGAAAGTTTTGGGTGCAGTTTTTGATCAAAACTGTTTAAAAAGAAAGCCTGAATAA